In one window of Megalops cyprinoides isolate fMegCyp1 chromosome 24, fMegCyp1.pri, whole genome shotgun sequence DNA:
- the LOC118771494 gene encoding complement C1q-like protein 2 → MEVNSVQAAELKSTAARLGTCESQVKELKSKTEAQAVDLRALEDRASSTELQLTEQKTVVEELKSTVEELKTQNADRPKVAFSAGYSDARYVGPFQTDITLVYTKVLTNIGNNYNPATGIFTAPVRGVYYFRFTTFGAGVSIRIGAVLYRNGQHTVATYDIQGSVDSHDDSSNAAVLQLEVGDQVYVRLPAGYQLYDDAWNRCSFSGFLLFPL, encoded by the exons ATGGAGGTTAACAGCG tacAAGCTGCAGAGCTGAAATCAACGGCAGCCAGGCTGGGCACCTGTGAGAGCCAGGTGAAGGAGCTGAAGTCAAAGACGGAAG CACAAGCGGTGGATCTGAGAGCCTTGGAGGACAGGGCAAGTTCCACTGAGCTCCAGCTGACGGAACAGAAAACtgtggtggaggagctgaaatccacagtggaggagctgaagacacAGAATGCAG ACAGACCAAAGGTGGCGTTCTCAGCTGGATACTCTGATGCCAGATATGTAGGACCCTTCCAGACGGACATTACATTGGTCTACACAAAAGTCTTGACAAACATCGGCAACAACTACAACCCAGCCACAG GGATCTTCACGGCGCCGGTGAGAGGAGTCTACTACTTCAGATTCACCACCTTTGGTGCCGGCGTGTCCATCCGCATAGGTGCGGTCCTGTATAGGAACGGACAGCACACAGTCGCTACATATGACATCCAAGGATCTGTAGATTCTCACGACGACTCATCCAATGCGGCTGTACTCCAGCTGGAGGTGGGAGATCAGGTCTACGTGCGACTCCCAGCAGGCTACCAGCTCTATGATGATGCGTGGAATCGTTGCTCCTTCAGCGGCTTCCTGCTCTTCCCCCTGTGA
- the LOC118771495 gene encoding uncharacterized protein LOC118771495: MRTTVVLLVLLGCCLTGAQLQNERGEITQRNLQPDIWTELQKLEDTVVDQRVQLGVLEARLKASESQVVELKTDNKALRDTVVDQRVQLTAVEGRLKASEDQVVELKTGNDALREMVMDQRIELGATKTELGSVEGRLKSIESQVLQLKTENDALREMVTEQRGELGATKTELGTVEARLKTSDSQLEELKRENKDRPKVAFSAGLTDAGTVGPFNADTTLVYAKVITNIGNCYNPATGIFTAAVSGVYYFRFTAHGSGSSIYIGSVLSKNGNRIVTTYNYQGTGDSYDDSSNAAVLQLEVGDQVYVQLPTNNRVYDNTSNRCTFSGFLLFPM; encoded by the exons ATGAGGACCACTGTAGTTCTGCTGGTGTTACTGGGCTGCTGTCTGACTGGGGCTCAGCTTCAGAATGAACGAGGAGAGATCACCCAACGAAACCTCCAACCCGACATCTGGACCGAGCTGCAGAAGCTGGAAGACACGGTGGTGGACCAGAGAGTTCAGCTGGGAGTTTTGGAAGCCAGGCTGAAAGCCAGTGAGAGCCAGGTGGTCGAGCTGAAGACCGATAATAAAG CCCTGAGAGACACGGTGGTGGACCAGAGAGTTCAGCTAACAGCCGTGGAAGGCAGGCTGAAAGCCAGCGAGGACCAGGTGGTCGAGCTGAAGACAGGGAACGATG CCCTGAGGGAGATGGTTATGGATCAGAGAATTGAACTGGGAGCCACAAAGACAGAGCTGGGATCTGTGGAAGGCAGGCTGAAATCCATTGAGAGCCAGGTGCTTCAGCTTAAGACAGAGAATGACG CCCTCAGAGAGATGGTTACTGAGCAGAGAGGTGAACTGGGAGCCACAAAGACAGAACTGGGAACTGTGGAAGCCAGGCTGAAAACCAGTGATagccagctggaggagctgaagagggaGAATAAAG ACAGACCGAAGGTGGCGTTCTCGGCTGGGTTAACTGACGCTGGAACTGTAGGACCCTTCAACGCAGACACTACCCTGGTCTACGCTAAAGTCATCACAAATATTGGCAATTGCTACAACCCAGCTACAG GCATCTTCACAGCAGCGGTGAGCGGAGTCTACTACTTCAGATTCACTGCCCATGGTTCGGGTTCCTCAATCTACATCGGTTCAGTCCTGTCTAAGAATGGAAACCGTATAGTCACTACATATAATTACCAAGGAACTGGGGATTCTTATGATGACTCATCCAATGCGGCTGTACTCCAGCTGGAGGTGGGAGATCAGGTGTACGTGCAACTCCCAACAAACAACAGGGTCTATGATAATACCAGCAATCGATGCACTTTCAGTGGCTTCCTGCTCTTCCCCATGTGA